One window of Catharus ustulatus isolate bCatUst1 chromosome 3, bCatUst1.pri.v2, whole genome shotgun sequence genomic DNA carries:
- the TSTD3 gene encoding thiosulfate sulfurtransferase/rhodanese-like domain-containing protein 3 isoform X2 — protein sequence MQGPTCRGLCAAQEPNVSYQELKNLKKANVLHIDVRERWEIDRFGKIPESINIPLGELMEALQMDPTDFKQQYNQKMPSKSDPVVFSCLAGTRSKQALGFAMSLGFSRVQQYAGGFDDWVKHEPPEKK from the exons ATGCAGG GCCCCACCTGCCGCGGCCTCTGCGCCGCCCAGGAGCCGAACGTCTCCTACCAGGAGCTCAAAAACTTGAAGAAGGCCAACGTCCTTCACATTGACGTGCGGGAGAGGTGGGAGATCGACAGGTTTGGAAAAATCCCGGAGTCCATCAACATACCGC TGGGTGAATTAATGGAAGCTCTACAAATGGACCCAACGGACTTCAAGCAGCAGTATAATCAAAAGATGCCATCCAAGTCAGACCCTGTGGTTTTCTCCTGTTTGGCAGGAACAAGAAGTAAACAAGCACTTGGTTTTGCCATGTCCTTGGGTTTTAGCAG AGTTCAGCAGTATGCTGGTGGCTTTGACGACTGGGTAAAACATGAACCtccagaaaagaaatga
- the TSTD3 gene encoding thiosulfate sulfurtransferase/rhodanese-like domain-containing protein 3 isoform X1, with amino-acid sequence MGLGGWWRAARALRAAGGGWSRAAAPGPTCRGLCAAQEPNVSYQELKNLKKANVLHIDVRERWEIDRFGKIPESINIPLGELMEALQMDPTDFKQQYNQKMPSKSDPVVFSCLAGTRSKQALGFAMSLGFSRVQQYAGGFDDWVKHEPPEKK; translated from the exons ATGGGGCTCGGGGGCTGGTggcgggcggcgcgggccctgcgggcggcgggcggcggctggagccgggcggcagcgcccg GCCCCACCTGCCGCGGCCTCTGCGCCGCCCAGGAGCCGAACGTCTCCTACCAGGAGCTCAAAAACTTGAAGAAGGCCAACGTCCTTCACATTGACGTGCGGGAGAGGTGGGAGATCGACAGGTTTGGAAAAATCCCGGAGTCCATCAACATACCGC TGGGTGAATTAATGGAAGCTCTACAAATGGACCCAACGGACTTCAAGCAGCAGTATAATCAAAAGATGCCATCCAAGTCAGACCCTGTGGTTTTCTCCTGTTTGGCAGGAACAAGAAGTAAACAAGCACTTGGTTTTGCCATGTCCTTGGGTTTTAGCAG AGTTCAGCAGTATGCTGGTGGCTTTGACGACTGGGTAAAACATGAACCtccagaaaagaaatga
- the CCNC gene encoding cyclin-C isoform X2 translates to MAPTCVFLASKVEEFGVVSNTRLISAATSVLKTRFSYAFPKEFPYRMNHILECEFYLLELMDCCLIVYHPYRPLLQYVQDMGQEDMLLPLAWRIVNDTYRTDLCLLYPPFMIALACLHVACVVQQKDARQWFAELSVDMEKILEIIRVILKLYEQWKNFDERKEMATILSKMPKPKPPPNSEGEQGPNGSQNSSYSQS, encoded by the exons ATGGCTCCTACGTGTGTGTTTTTGGCATCCAAAGTAGAG gaatttgGTGTTGTTTCAAATACAAGGTTGATTTCTGCTGCTACTTCTGTAT TGAAAACTAGGTTTTCATATGCCTTTCCAAAGGAGTTTCCTTATAGGATGAACCAT ATACTAGAATGTGAATTCTATCTCTTAGAATTAATG GACTGCTGTTTGATAGTGTATCATCCTTACAGACCTTTGCTCCAATATGTGCAAGATATGGGCCAAGAAGACATGCTGCTACCTCTCGCATG GAGGATAGTGAATGACACATATAGAACTGATCTTTGTCTGCTGTACCCTCCTTTCATGATAGCTCTAG CTTGCCTACATGTGGCCTGTGTTGTCCAGCAGAAGGATGCAAGGCAATGGTTTGCTGAGCTATCTGTTGATATGGAAAAG ATTTTAGAAATAATCAGGGTTATTCTGAAGCTGTATGAGCAGTGGAAGAACTTTGATGAGAGGAAAGAGATGGCTACTATTCTTAGTAAAATGCCTAAACCAAAACCACCTCCAAACAG TGAAGGAGAACAGGGTCCAAATGGTAGCCAGAACTCTAGTTATAGCCAATCTTAA